In the genome of Pelobacter seleniigenes DSM 18267, one region contains:
- a CDS encoding AEC family transporter, translated as MSPVLVKIAPVLLTFALGVLLRRCGIFNKANADLFLKLFFYVAAPALFLRAIPKLELSIELIAIPLSAAAIDFGIYGLAWMVSRRLTLERRTLGAFMIGAVMMNTGFLYPFALSVYGPKGMAIASLFDFGHATVAFSFIYINACRYGRGNGQSVFFLLKRFISSPPLVALVGALILNLGKVQLPTVAGEFIAILSGLVTPLMMIPLGIYFDARICRVAPLAIAVVLRMVGGLSAGLVCTLLFDLHGLQRTMVLLLSSAPSGIMTLTFSSMEGLDGDMAASIVSYSTMIGLFLIPLLIILLPTG; from the coding sequence ATGTCGCCTGTTTTGGTGAAAATTGCTCCGGTCTTGCTGACGTTTGCCTTGGGTGTCCTGCTGCGCCGGTGCGGCATTTTTAACAAGGCAAATGCCGATCTGTTTCTCAAACTATTTTTTTATGTTGCTGCGCCGGCGCTGTTTCTACGGGCTATTCCCAAGCTTGAACTGTCAATCGAACTTATCGCGATTCCGCTCTCTGCCGCCGCCATCGATTTCGGTATTTACGGGCTGGCCTGGATGGTCAGCAGGCGATTGACCCTGGAACGACGAACTCTGGGGGCTTTCATGATCGGCGCGGTAATGATGAATACAGGCTTTTTGTATCCCTTTGCTTTGTCTGTTTACGGCCCCAAGGGGATGGCCATAGCGTCTCTGTTCGATTTCGGCCATGCGACAGTCGCTTTCTCCTTTATCTATATCAATGCCTGTAGATATGGCCGGGGAAACGGGCAAAGTGTCTTTTTTTTGTTGAAAAGGTTTATCTCTTCCCCACCTTTGGTGGCCTTGGTTGGCGCTCTTATCCTCAACCTGGGCAAAGTACAGCTGCCGACAGTCGCCGGTGAATTTATCGCCATCCTCAGTGGTTTGGTCACACCGTTGATGATGATTCCGCTGGGAATCTATTTTGACGCCCGGATTTGCCGTGTCGCTCCGTTGGCAATCGCCGTTGTCCTGAGGATGGTGGGTGGCCTGAGCGCCGGGCTGGTTTGTACATTGCTGTTTGACCTGCATGGGTTGCAACGGACCATGGTCCTGCTGCTTTCTTCGGCGCCCTCCGGGATCATGACCCTGACTTTCTCCTCCATGGAGGGGCTGGATGGGGACATGGCGGCGAGTATCGTTTCCTATTCGACCATGATCGGCTTGT